The following proteins are co-located in the Gorilla gorilla gorilla isolate KB3781 chromosome 7, NHGRI_mGorGor1-v2.1_pri, whole genome shotgun sequence genome:
- the FABP4 gene encoding fatty acid-binding protein, adipocyte: MCDAFVGTWKLVSSENFDDYMKEVGVGFATRKVAGMAKPNMIISVNGDVITIKSESTFKNTEISFILGQEFDEVTADDRKVKSTITLDGGVLVHVQKWDGKSTTIKRKREDDKLVVECVMKGVTSTRVYERA, translated from the exons ATGTGTGATGCTTTTGTAGGTACCTGGAAACTTGTCTCCAGTGAAAACTTTGATGATTATATGAAAGAAGTAG GAGTGGGCTTTGCCACCAGGAAAGTGGCTGGCATGGCCAAACCTAACATGATCATCAGTGTGAATGGGGATGTGATCACCATTAAATCTGAAAGTACCTTTAAAAATACTGAGATTTCCTTCATACTGGGCCAGGAATTTGACGAAGTCACTGCAGATGACAGGAAAGTCAAG AGCACCATAACCTTAGATGGGGGTGTCCTGGTACATGTGCAGAAATGGGATGGAAAATCAACCACCATAAAGAGAAAACGAGAGGATGATAAACTGGTGGTG GAATGCGTCATGAAAGGCGTCACTTCCACGAGAGTTTATGAGAGAGCATAA